One Macadamia integrifolia cultivar HAES 741 unplaced genomic scaffold, SCU_Mint_v3 scaffold_198A, whole genome shotgun sequence DNA window includes the following coding sequences:
- the LOC122071252 gene encoding protein OCTOPUS-like codes for MNLESQLQRFTTCNRHPEEHVTGFCASCLRERLEGLDPATRRGKNNPSNSTAVSALKAIFKGSSAAAADTSFGNQRNKPSSSFFPELRRCKSFSGGKGEGFSGVFEPQRKSCDVRGRSTLWSLFNLDDERKTDTDNNNREVEVETRNLGFSGVGGPVFESREEEENDEEIRVSEEPAASVVNTFVVAEERVPEIKEEEEEVEVVEEEEEQQEEPVVEEEVKTMKDHIDLDSQTKKPPGRDLKEIAGSFWMAASVFSKKLQKWRRKQKMKKRGGDGGSSTAMRAEKPTGRHYRETQSEIADYGFGRRSCDTDPRFSLDAGRMSFEDPRYSWDEPRASWDGYLIGRTLPRLPPMLSVVEDAPPPVRRADNLIPVEEQPRYSTANEDDSTPGGSAQTRDYYSDSSSSQRRKSLERSSSIRKMAASVVAEVEETKSVSNSKVSPATIDYINGTKLLVTDRDMKDLNSNSNTNSLRDDCSESFESAFKDATSVVGGLDRKGSKKSRRWSKAWNIWAFIQRRNGSKDEDDERYGRGNVVERSLSESWRDLRRDANGDARGALNGKILRCNSSVSSRNSFSTGVGGSLGSLRSGRESNGHGKRKDEFVLERNRSARYSPNNLDNGLLRFYLTPLSGSRRNGSGKSKPKNSHSITRSVLRLY; via the coding sequence ATGAATCTGGAATCCCAACTTCAGCGATTCACCACCTGCAACCGTCACCCGGAAGAGCACGTCACAGGCTTCTGCGCCTCATGCTTGCGCGAACGCCTCGAAGGTTTGGACCCGGCGACCCGCCGAGGGAAGAACAACCCGTCCAACTCCACCGCCGTCTCCGCCCTCAAAGCCATTTTCAAGGGATCTTCAGCTGCTGCTGCCGACACTAGTTTCGGTAACCAACGCAACAagccctcctcctccttcttccccGAGCTCCGCCGCTGCAAGTCCTTCTCCGGTGGTAAAGGAGAGGGATTCTCTGGTGTGTTCGAGCCTCAGCGCAAGTCTTGCGACGTTCGGGGTCGGAGTACTCTCTGGTCTCTCTTCAACCTTGACGACGAAAGGAAGACGGACACCGACAACAACAATAGAGAGGTTGAGGTCGAGACCAGGAACTTGGGGTTTTCTGGGGTTGGAGGACCCGTCTTTGAGTctagggaagaggaagagaatgaCGAGGAGATTAGGGTTTCTGAGGAGCCCGCGGCCTCTGTTGTGAACActtttgttgttgctgaagagaGAGTCCCAGAGatcaaggaggaggaggaggaggtggaggtggtggaagaggaggaggagcaaCAGGAGGAGCCAGTggtagaagaggaagtgaagacCATGAAGGATCACATAGATCTCGATTCCCAGACTAAGAAGCCTCCCGGCAGGGACTTGAAAGAGATTGCTGGAAGCTTCTGGATGGCGGCTTCGGTTTTCAGTAAGAAGTTGCAGAAGTGGAGGAGGAagcagaagatgaagaagcGTGGCGGCGATGGGGGTAGCTCGACTGCAATGCGGGCTGAGAAGCCCACTGGGAGACATTACAGGGAGACGCAGTCGGAGATCGCGGATTATGGCTTTGGACGGAGATCTTGCGATACTGATCCGAGGTTCTCTCTCGATGCCGGTCGGATGTCCTTCGAGGATCCTCGCTACTCGTGGGACGAGCCTCGTGCTTCTTGGGATGGTTATCTCATCGGCCGAACTCTTCCACGTCTTCCTCCGATGCTGTCGGTGGTTGAAGATGCTCCTCCCCCTGTTCGAAGGGCTGATAATCTGATCCCTGTGGAAGAGCAGCCTAGGTATTCCACCGCCAATGAGGATGATAGCACTCCTGGTGGATCGGCTCAGACTCGGGACTATTACTCCGATTCATCCTCTTCGCAGAGGCGGAAGAGTCTTGAGCGTTCCAGCTCCATTCGGAAGATGGCGGCTTCCGTGGTGGCAGAGGTTGAAGAAACTAAGTCAGTTTCCAACTCTAAGGTGTCTCCAGCAACCATCGATTACATCAATGGAACGAAATTGCTTGTTACAGATAGAGATATGAAGGATTTGAACTCGAATTCCAACACTAACTCTCTCAGAGACGATTGCTCCGAGAGCTTTGAGTCTGCCTTTAAAGATGCTACTTCTGTCGTGGGTGGTCTTGATCGTAAGGGTTCTAAGAAGTCCCGTAGATGGAGTAAGGCATGGAATATCTGGGCTTTTATTCAGAGACGCAATGGCAGCAAGGATGAGGACGATGAGAGGTATGGCAGGGGAAATGTGGTGGAGCGCTCCTTATCAGAGTCTTGGCGAGATCTTCGTAGGGATGCCAATGGAGATGCAAGAGGGGCTTTGAATGGGAAGATCCTCCGCTGCAATAGCAGTGTCAGCTCAAGGAATTCATTTAGCACCGGGGTTGGGGGGTCACTTGGCAGTTTAAGAAGTGGCAGAGAATCCAATGGGCATGGTAAAAGGAAAGATGAATTTGTGTTGGAACGTAACCGGAGCGCTAGGTATAGTCCTAACAATCTCGATAATGGCCTCCTGCGATTCTACTTGACGCCACTGAGCGGCAGTCGAAGGAATGGCTCTGGGAAGAGTAAACCAAAGAATTCACATTCTATTACCAGGAGTGTATTGCGATTGTACTGA